A region from the Geobacillus vulcani PSS1 genome encodes:
- a CDS encoding AbrB family transcriptional regulator, whose product MHIALTFVIAASGGIGFALLRVPLHWVLGPAAVLLIAERFLKGKLYWPMAIRNAGLIPIGYTLGTSMTAATLAEMGRQLPSMLLVTVLILLFSFLLSCAAARITGIPLRSIVTGSIPGGLSQMLVLGEELKGVDITVVTLFQVMRLMGVVFLVPLIALGPMFSGSSGAAVDAGTERGPDWTVGLALLYFIVTVAGALVGKRLKLPTAYLLGPIIGTAALVIAGVPAPNLPAPILDIAQITMGAYLGLALKPADMKEKRNMMLAAAATGFFLILFSMASAFVLTSWHGVPYLTAFIALAPGGMDQMGILAQEARASLAIVTSYQMFRIFFILFVVPPVLKKLFATRWFQRIERWPMRHGG is encoded by the coding sequence ATGCACATCGCCTTGACGTTTGTCATTGCAGCGTCAGGCGGCATCGGATTTGCTCTTTTGCGCGTCCCGCTTCACTGGGTGCTTGGTCCGGCGGCGGTGTTGCTTATAGCGGAGCGTTTTTTGAAAGGAAAGCTGTATTGGCCGATGGCGATTCGCAACGCCGGGCTCATCCCGATCGGCTATACGCTTGGCACATCGATGACGGCGGCGACGCTCGCCGAGATGGGCCGACAGCTGCCGTCAATGTTGTTGGTGACAGTGTTGATTTTATTGTTTAGCTTTCTGCTGTCTTGTGCGGCGGCGCGCATAACCGGCATTCCGCTCCGCTCGATCGTCACCGGCAGCATCCCCGGCGGGTTGTCGCAAATGCTCGTTCTCGGCGAAGAGCTAAAAGGAGTCGACATAACGGTCGTTACGCTCTTTCAAGTGATGCGCCTTATGGGCGTTGTCTTTCTTGTTCCGCTCATCGCTTTAGGCCCGATGTTTTCCGGCAGCTCCGGAGCGGCTGTGGATGCTGGAACCGAGCGAGGGCCGGATTGGACGGTGGGCCTTGCTTTATTGTATTTCATCGTTACCGTTGCTGGCGCACTAGTTGGCAAGCGCCTAAAACTGCCGACCGCGTATTTGCTTGGTCCGATCATCGGGACGGCGGCGCTGGTGATCGCTGGGGTGCCGGCGCCGAACTTGCCGGCGCCGATATTGGACATCGCGCAAATTACGATGGGGGCGTATCTCGGTTTAGCGCTTAAGCCGGCTGATATGAAGGAGAAACGGAACATGATGCTTGCGGCGGCTGCCACCGGTTTTTTCCTTATTTTGTTTTCTATGGCTTCCGCGTTTGTGCTGACAAGCTGGCACGGCGTCCCTTATTTGACCGCTTTCATCGCTTTGGCGCCGGGCGGCATGGATCAGATGGGGATTTTGGCGCAGGAAGCGCGCGCGAGCCTTGCGATCGTGACGAGCTACCAAATGTTCCGCATTTTCTTCATCCTGTTCGTCGTCCCGCCAGTGCTGAAAAAACTGTTCGCGACCCGCTGGTTTCAACGGATCGAACGTTGGCCAATGCGGCACGGCGGATAA